DNA from Leptospira neocaledonica:
GATTTTAATTCTTCCTTCACTTTTCTGGTCCTTTCTTCCGTTTCTTTCAGAGAAGAAAGCATTTCTGCAAAGGAAATATATACGATATCTGAAGGCCAAGATTCTTCCAGAGGTTCTTCTCTAAAATCTAAGACCAGATTTCCCGGAGTAAGCTTATCCATCCAGGCGGAAAAATCCATAGGCGCAGCAATTACCCACGCTTCTCCATTTGGAGACCAGTCTTCCATCAAATGAGAAGTGGAATCGGATACAGAAGATAAAAATTCCAATCGATTTGGATTACGTCCTACAATCTTAGTCTTTCGATTGGAATGAGAAAGCCAAGGAAGGATTTTTTCCGCAAGCTGGCCTGTCCCAAAAAGTATAATTTCTTTAGGAGGATTTGTAGCTTCGGATAAATATTTATCCGCCAAACCGCCGTAAGATTGTTCTCCTAAATTTTGCAAATACCCGGAGCGAAGAGTCCTACAATCTTCAATCAGATTGTCTCTAAGTTTTGCTAAATAATCTCCAAAAGCGAGATCGGGCAATTCTTGGAATCTTTGTTTGAATTGAGAGAGCACT
Protein-coding regions in this window:
- a CDS encoding glutamyl-tRNA reductase codes for the protein MWSTLQVFHSESSDRDLYSLPDAFSWKTCMRTVLVSDSRIHSNPEDLPSHWESKTGYEAYRLLLEIISGLKSKLFGETEVLSQFKQRFQELPDLAFGDYLAKLRDNLIEDCRTLRSGYLQNLGEQSYGGLADKYLSEATNPPKEIILFGTGQLAEKILPWLSHSNRKTKIVGRNPNRLEFLSSVSDSTSHLMEDWSPNGEAWVIAAPMDFSAWMDKLTPGNLVLDFREEPLEESWPSDIVYISFAEMLSSLKETEERTRKVKEELKSVLDELLEERELEAHQIVFGWDDLPCPTF